A genomic window from Melospiza melodia melodia isolate bMelMel2 unplaced genomic scaffold, bMelMel2.pri scaffold_51, whole genome shotgun sequence includes:
- the LOC134413767 gene encoding uncharacterized protein LOC134413767 yields the protein MQGPDLGCEGAGVSLSLPVILARCSWLLPIPGELQPSIHAGDLTWLCFPKNCSCPQDPSHGASRALQVCPGVQLLQVCPGVQLLQVCPGVQLLLFLNSQSTCNSLLRCSCSPVLPLAPGISPGIKLVRLGWIQVLQVWIPLTHLGLPALPWAGIHGTPSRPSWDLSWGETSHFWGFSLFHGFSQVRSTWGGAGEGNWDVGWGCLLCWLCPGDWLTWTLLDSGICSPAWDCAPKLHSAHLDPADCGICSPGPCRLWDLLTWICSPGSAHLDPADCGICSPGSAHLDLLTWTLQTVGSAHLDPADCGICSPGSAHLDPADCGICSPGPAHVVGSAHLDLLT from the exons ATGCAG ggaccaGATTTGGGATGTGAGGGTGcaggagtgtccctgtccctaccTGTGATCCTGGCCCGCTGCAG CTGGCTCCTGCCCATCCCAGGTGAGCTCCAGCCATCCATCCATGCAGGTGACCTCACCTGGCTGTGTTTCCCAAAGAACTGTTCCTGCCCTCAGGATCCATCCcatggtgccagcagagccctgcaggtgtgcccaggtgtgcagctcctgcaggtgtgcccaggtgtgcagctcctgcaggtgtgcccaggtgtgcagctCCTGCTGTTCCTGAATTCCCAGAGCACCTGCAACTCCCTCCTCAGGTGCTCCTGCTCACCTGTGCTCCCTCTGGCTCCAGGCATCTCCCCTGGCATCAAACTGGTCAGACTGGGATGGATTCAGGTTCTCCAGGTGTGGATTCCCCTGACTCACCTGGgccttccagcccttccttgggctGGGATTCATGGGACACCCTCCAGACCGTCCTGGGATCTGTCTTGGGGTGAAACTTCCCATTTCTGGGGCTTTTCCCTCTTTCATGGCTTCAGCCAGGTGAGATCAACCTGGGGAGGGGCAGGAGAGGGAAATTGGGACGTGGGGTGgggctgcctgctctgctggctctgccctggggattGGCTCACCTGGACGCTCCTGGATTCTGGGATCTGCTCACCTGCTTGGGACTGTGCCCCAAAACTGCATTCTGCTCACCTGGACCCTGCAGACTGCGGGATCTGCTCACCTGGACCCTGCAGACTGTGGGATCTGCTCACCTGGATCTGCTCAC CTGGATCTGCTCACCTGGACCCTGCAGACTGTGGGATCTGCTCACCTGGATCTGCTCACCTGGATCTGCTCACCTGGACCCTGCAGACTGTGGGGTCTGCTCACCTGGACCCTGCAGACTGCGGGATCTGCTCACCTGGATCTGCTCACCTGGACCCTGCAGACTGTGGGATCTGCTCACCTGGACCTGCTCATGTTGTGGGATCTGCTCACCTGGATTTACTCACTTGA
- the LOC134413800 gene encoding DNA-directed RNA polymerase II subunit RPB1-like isoform X2, with amino-acid sequence MGRGLSDPQIPPGAQMEVPKSHRNGPKSPERGRGPQTLPWTSRAGAPQTMEIPHLSHCTPNPPEFPRLSHCTPNSPEFPHLSHCTPNLRIPDLSHCTPNLRIPRFIPNHTRISGFIPLHPKPPRIPTFIPLHPKPHQNSHIYPIAPQTSQNSHIYPIAPQTSEFLDLSQTTPEFLDLSQFNPNHGILDLSYCTPEFPDLSHCTPNPSEFLDLSHCTPNPPEFPDFTPEFPDFTPESPEFPDFTPESPDLFSFTPEFPDFSHCTPEFSDFTPEFPDFSHFTPESPDFPHFTPEFPDFTPEFLDFSHFTLVFPDFTTEFPDFTPEFPDFTPEFPDLSSFTPESPDFSHCTPEFPDFTPEFPDFPHFTPEFPDFTPEFPDFSHFTPEFPDFTPEFPDFTPEFPDFSHFTPESPDLSSFTPESPGFTPEFPDFSHFTPEFPDFSHFTPEFPHFPHFPKPLGSGGVFPFSPGWI; translated from the exons atggggagaGGCCTCAgtgacccccaaattcccccgggAGCCCAAATGGAGgtgcccaaatcccacaggaacgGCCCCAAATCCCCTGAGAGGGGCAGgggaccccaaaccctgccctggaCCTCCCGAGCTGGGGCTCCCCAAACCATGGAAATCCCACATTTATCCCAttgcaccccaaaccccccagaattCCCACGTTTATCCCATTGCACCCCAAACTCCCCAGAATTCCCACATTTATCCCATTGCACCCCAAACCTCAGAATTCCAGATTTATCCCATTGCACCCCAAACCTCAGAATTCCCAGATTTATCCCAAACCACACCAGAATTTCTGGATTTATCCCATTGCACCCCAAACCTCCCAGAATTCCCACATTTATCCCATTGCACCCCAAACCACACCAGAATTCCCACATTTATCCCATTGCACCCCAAAC CTCCCAGAATTCCCACATTTATCCCATTGCACCCCAAACCTCAGAATTCCTAGATTTATCCCAAACCACACCAGAATTTCTGGATTTATCCCAATTCAacccaaaccatggaatcctggatTTATCCTATTgcaccccagaattcccagatttatcccattgcaccccaaacccctcagaatTCCTGGATTTATCCCAttgcaccccaaaccccccagaattcccagatttcaccccagaattcccagatttcacCCCAGAAtccccagaattcccagatttcacCCCAGAATCCCCAGATTTATTCAGTTtcaccccagaattcccagatttctccCATTGCACCCCAGAATTCTCAGATTTCActccagaattcccagatttctccCATTTCACCCCAgaatccccagatttcccccatttcaccccagaattcccagatttcacTCCAGAATTCCTGGATTTCTCCCATTTCACCCTAGTATTCCCAGATTtcaccacagaattcccagatttcacCCCAGAATTTCCAGATTTCActccagaattcccagatttATCCAGTTTCACCCCAGAATCCCCAGATTTCTCCCATTgcaccccagaattcccagatttcactccagaattcccagatttcccccatTTCActccagaattcccagatttcacTCCAGAATTTCCAGATTTCTCCCATTtcaccccagaattcccagatttcacCCCAGAATTCCCGGATTTCACTCCAGAATTCCCGGATTTCTCCCATTTCACCCCAGAATCCCCAGATTTATCCAGTTTCACCCCAGAATCCCCAGGTTtcaccccagaattcccagatt
- the LOC134413800 gene encoding DNA-directed RNA polymerase II subunit RPB1-like isoform X1, whose amino-acid sequence MGRGLSDPQIPPGAQMEVPKSHRNGPKSPERGRGPQTLPWTSRAGAPQTMEIPHLSHCTPNPPEFPRLSHCTPNSPEFPHLSHCTPNLRIPRFIPNHTRISGFIPLHPKPPRIPTFIPLHPKPHQNSHIYPIAPQTSQNSHIYPIAPQTTPEFQIYPIAPQTSQNSHIYPIAPQTSEFLDLSQTTPEFLDLSQFNPNHGILDLSYCTPEFPDLSHCTPNPSEFLDLSHCTPNPPEFPDFTPEFPDFTPESPEFPDFTPESPDLFSFTPEFPDFSHCTPEFSDFTPEFPDFSHFTPESPDFPHFTPEFPDFTPEFLDFSHFTLVFPDFTTEFPDFTPEFPDFTPEFPDLSSFTPESPDFSHCTPEFPDFTPEFPDFPHFTPEFPDFTPEFPDFSHFTPEFPDFTPEFPDFTPEFPDFSHFTPESPDLSSFTPESPGFTPEFPDFSHFTPEFPDFSHFTPEFPHFPHFPKPLGSGGVFPFSPGWI is encoded by the exons atggggagaGGCCTCAgtgacccccaaattcccccgggAGCCCAAATGGAGgtgcccaaatcccacaggaacgGCCCCAAATCCCCTGAGAGGGGCAGgggaccccaaaccctgccctggaCCTCCCGAGCTGGGGCTCCCCAAACCATGGAAATCCCACATTTATCCCAttgcaccccaaaccccccagaattCCCACGTTTATCCCATTGCACCCCAAACTCCCCAGAATTCCCACATTTATCCCATTGCACCCCAAAC CTCAGAATTCCCAGATTTATCCCAAACCACACCAGAATTTCTGGATTTATCCCATTGCACCCCAAACCTCCCAGAATTCCCACATTTATCCCATTGCACCCCAAACCACACCAGAATTCCCACATTTATCCCATTGCACCCCAAACCTCCCAGAATTCCCACATTTATCCCATTGCACCCCAAACCACACCAGAATTCCAGATTTATCCCATTGCACCCCAAACCTCCCAGAATTCCCACATTTATCCCATTGCACCCCAAACCTCAGAATTCCTAGATTTATCCCAAACCACACCAGAATTTCTGGATTTATCCCAATTCAacccaaaccatggaatcctggatTTATCCTATTgcaccccagaattcccagatttatcccattgcaccccaaacccctcagaatTCCTGGATTTATCCCAttgcaccccaaaccccccagaattcccagatttcaccccagaattcccagatttcacCCCAGAAtccccagaattcccagatttcacCCCAGAATCCCCAGATTTATTCAGTTtcaccccagaattcccagatttctccCATTGCACCCCAGAATTCTCAGATTTCActccagaattcccagatttctccCATTTCACCCCAgaatccccagatttcccccatttcaccccagaattcccagatttcacTCCAGAATTCCTGGATTTCTCCCATTTCACCCTAGTATTCCCAGATTtcaccacagaattcccagatttcacCCCAGAATTTCCAGATTTCActccagaattcccagatttATCCAGTTTCACCCCAGAATCCCCAGATTTCTCCCATTgcaccccagaattcccagatttcactccagaattcccagatttcccccatTTCActccagaattcccagatttcacTCCAGAATTTCCAGATTTCTCCCATTtcaccccagaattcccagatttcacCCCAGAATTCCCGGATTTCACTCCAGAATTCCCGGATTTCTCCCATTTCACCCCAGAATCCCCAGATTTATCCAGTTTCACCCCAGAATCCCCAGGTTtcaccccagaattcccagatt